The Amycolatopsis mongoliensis genome includes a window with the following:
- a CDS encoding mycofactocin-coupled SDR family oxidoreductase, with the protein MTPRTALVTGAARGIGAATVRHLTGRGYAVLAVDVAADDPALPYALGNKAELAAVASQTGAEAFVADVRDPAALAAAVAEAERRWGGLDVAVAAAGVIAGGVPLWEVPPEQEDAVLDVDLRGVLNLARVAIPALLRRPRPRSGRFLAVASAAATRGLPMLAAYCAAKAGVAGLVRALGAELGGTGVTANAVSPGSTDTPILAESARLYGLPGAEDFAAQQPVARLLEPAEIARVLAFLADPDSGATTGAVVPVDGGLAL; encoded by the coding sequence GCCGGGGTTACGCCGTGCTCGCGGTCGACGTCGCGGCCGACGACCCCGCGCTGCCGTATGCGCTGGGGAACAAGGCCGAGCTGGCCGCCGTCGCCTCGCAGACCGGCGCCGAGGCGTTCGTCGCCGACGTCCGGGACCCCGCGGCGCTGGCGGCCGCCGTGGCCGAAGCCGAACGGCGGTGGGGCGGGCTCGACGTCGCCGTCGCGGCCGCGGGGGTCATCGCCGGCGGCGTGCCGTTGTGGGAGGTCCCGCCGGAGCAGGAGGACGCGGTGCTCGACGTCGACCTGCGCGGCGTGCTCAACCTCGCCCGGGTGGCGATTCCGGCGCTGCTGCGCCGTCCGCGGCCGCGCTCGGGGCGGTTCCTCGCGGTCGCCTCCGCTGCCGCGACCCGCGGGCTGCCGATGCTCGCGGCCTACTGCGCGGCGAAGGCGGGCGTGGCCGGTCTCGTCCGCGCGCTGGGCGCCGAACTGGGCGGCACCGGCGTCACCGCCAACGCCGTCAGCCCGGGCTCCACCGACACGCCGATCCTCGCCGAAAGCGCCCGGCTGTACGGCCTTCCCGGCGCGGAGGACTTCGCGGCGCAGCAGCCGGTCGCGCGGTTGCTGGAGCCGGCCGAGATCGCGCGGGTCCTGGCGTTCCTCGCGGACCCGGACAGCGGCGCGACGACCGGCGCGGTGGTGCCGGTGGACGGAGGGCTGGCCCTGTGA